From Deinococcus aquaticus, one genomic window encodes:
- a CDS encoding cysteine desulfurase family protein produces MIYLDYAATHPMTPEALAAYAQAAALPGNPASVHAAGQAARERLEEGRARVAAALRTDPRTLIANSGGTEGDNHVLLSVTRAWQDAHGRPGHLITTPTEHSAVLAPARALAAQGWQVTFLTPDRYGQYDPAELAEALRGDTALVSIHHANNELGSVQDTPALAALAAARGVPYHTDAVQAPGILPVDLSAWGVTFATFSAHKWGGPRGVGFLYVQRGTHLNAVTLGGGQEGGTRPGTQDTAGVYAAGVALTHAGQAREATHAHLSALRARFEAGAQGIADLRVNHPPHGSPKVASVTLPGADGEALLMNLDMLGVAASAGSACSAGTMQPSHVLTAVGLNDADARSTLRFSFGAATTEQDVDAAVHALAQAAGWSRT; encoded by the coding sequence ATGATCTACCTCGACTACGCCGCCACGCACCCCATGACGCCCGAAGCGCTCGCCGCGTACGCGCAGGCCGCCGCGCTGCCCGGCAACCCGGCCAGCGTGCACGCCGCCGGGCAGGCCGCCCGCGAACGCCTGGAAGAAGGGCGTGCCCGCGTGGCCGCCGCGCTCCGCACTGATCCGCGCACCCTGATCGCCAACAGCGGCGGTACCGAGGGCGACAACCACGTGCTGCTGAGCGTGACCCGTGCGTGGCAGGACGCGCACGGCCGGCCCGGTCACCTGATCACCACGCCCACCGAGCACTCGGCGGTGCTGGCCCCGGCACGCGCTCTGGCCGCGCAGGGCTGGCAGGTCACGTTCCTGACCCCCGACCGGTACGGGCAGTACGACCCGGCTGAACTGGCGGAGGCACTGCGGGGCGACACGGCGCTGGTGTCCATTCACCACGCCAACAACGAGCTTGGGAGCGTGCAGGACACGCCTGCCCTGGCCGCGCTGGCCGCCGCGCGGGGCGTGCCGTACCACACGGACGCCGTGCAGGCCCCCGGCATCCTGCCGGTGGATCTGAGCGCCTGGGGCGTCACGTTCGCCACGTTCAGCGCGCACAAGTGGGGCGGGCCGCGCGGCGTGGGCTTCCTGTACGTGCAGCGCGGCACGCACCTGAACGCCGTCACGCTCGGCGGCGGGCAGGAGGGCGGCACCCGCCCCGGCACGCAGGACACCGCCGGGGTGTACGCGGCCGGCGTGGCCCTCACGCACGCCGGACAGGCGCGAGAAGCCACACACGCCCACCTGAGCGCCCTGCGCGCCCGGTTCGAGGCGGGCGCGCAGGGCATCGCGGACCTGCGCGTAAACCACCCCCCGCACGGCAGCCCCAAGGTCGCCAGCGTCACGCTGCCCGGCGCGGACGGCGAGGCCCTGCTGATGAACCTCGACATGCTGGGCGTGGCCGCCAGCGCCGGGAGCGCGTGCAGCGCCGGGACCATGCAGCCCAGCCACGTCCTGACCGCCGTGGGCCTGAACGACGCCGACGCCCGCTCCACCCTGCGCTTCTCCTTCGGGGCCGCCACCACCGAACAGGACGTGGACGCCGCCGTGCACGCGCTGGCGCAGGCCGCCGGGTGGAGCCGCACCTGA
- a CDS encoding valine--tRNA ligase — MTDHTPDHTPDLITTPDQTPENDAGTLAKAFDPQAIEPAWAAKWRSEPFRADATSGKPPFTIVIPPPNVTGNLHLGHALDNTLIDTLIRYKRMAGFEALYLPGMDHAGISTQVVVERQLRDQGVSRHDLGREKFLDQVWEWKAESGGMILNQLSRLGVSADWTRERFTMDEGLSRAVRHQFVKLYHDGLAYRGERIVNWDVAAQTTLSELEIDREVRKGKMTTLSYKLRDPQAAASNGEAGEIRIATVRPETIFADQAIAVHPTDPRFAHLVGQEARIPLTDRWVPIIADEAVEMEFGVGALKITPAHDPTDFEVGERHGLARPSVIDLHGNLTSDDLVPEAFRGLERFAARKAVVKALTESGDLIEQKDHDTAIGLSERTKVPVEPIISEQWYVKTRPFAEQVLTGLENGDMTLVPDRYGKVNRDWLENIRDWNISRQLWWGHQIPAWYDEDGTIYVPDPANPDLDCDQDPRYAHLTLRRDPDVFDTWFSSNLWPFSTLGWPDTDSEDFRKFYPTQVLVTGYDILFFWVARMQMAAYGLTGQAPFSTVMLHGLYLDAAGQKMSKSKGNGIDPLNLFDQYGVDASRFAFAYLSTGGQDIRHDPRRFEQGRNFANKLWNAARFALLRLGEALPNLETSGAEGDTDLIRYVQSALDDTAGEPVRSRDALTMLRARADLSLADRWILSRLNAVTAEVSAQLDAFDIGAATRTLYSFTWDEFCDWYIEAAKPALAEGKLTTLVTLKATLEHILKMLHPIMPFITSELYAALGHRRQLAVHTWPEPDAALHDAEATRAFDALRAAVAAARNLKNELGMAPQERLNMAVEGDLASTVLENARVVESIARVTLTTLEGRTLSAVEQGVTLRAPLEGTVDIADWLGKQKKRLTELDKQIGQAQNKLGNAGFVARAPAEVIEEEKRRVTDFGAQKERLEAVLAQFE; from the coding sequence ATGACTGACCACACCCCCGACCACACGCCCGACCTGATCACCACCCCGGATCAGACGCCCGAGAACGACGCTGGTACGCTGGCGAAGGCCTTCGATCCGCAGGCCATCGAGCCCGCCTGGGCCGCCAAGTGGCGCAGCGAACCGTTCCGCGCGGACGCGACGAGCGGCAAGCCGCCCTTCACCATCGTGATCCCGCCGCCCAACGTGACCGGAAATCTGCACCTGGGGCACGCGCTGGATAACACCCTGATCGACACGCTGATCCGTTACAAGCGCATGGCGGGGTTCGAGGCGCTGTACCTGCCGGGCATGGATCACGCGGGCATCAGCACGCAGGTGGTCGTGGAGCGGCAACTGCGCGATCAGGGCGTGAGCCGCCACGACCTGGGCCGCGAGAAATTCCTGGATCAGGTGTGGGAGTGGAAGGCCGAGTCCGGCGGGATGATCCTGAACCAGCTCTCGCGTCTGGGCGTCAGCGCCGACTGGACCCGCGAGCGGTTCACCATGGATGAGGGCCTGAGTCGCGCCGTGCGCCATCAGTTCGTGAAGCTGTACCACGACGGCCTCGCGTACCGGGGCGAGCGCATCGTGAACTGGGACGTGGCCGCGCAGACGACCCTCTCGGAACTGGAAATCGACCGCGAGGTCCGCAAGGGCAAGATGACGACCCTGTCGTACAAACTGCGCGACCCGCAGGCAGCGGCCAGCAACGGCGAGGCCGGCGAGATCCGCATCGCGACCGTGCGGCCCGAGACGATCTTCGCGGATCAGGCGATTGCCGTTCACCCCACCGACCCCCGTTTCGCTCATCTGGTGGGGCAGGAGGCCCGCATTCCCCTCACGGACCGCTGGGTGCCGATCATTGCCGATGAGGCGGTCGAGATGGAGTTCGGGGTGGGCGCGCTGAAGATCACGCCCGCGCACGACCCCACCGACTTCGAGGTCGGGGAACGCCACGGTCTGGCGCGGCCCAGCGTGATCGACCTGCACGGCAACCTGACGTCCGACGACCTCGTTCCGGAAGCCTTCCGGGGCCTGGAACGCTTCGCGGCGCGCAAGGCGGTCGTCAAGGCCCTCACCGAGTCCGGCGACCTGATCGAGCAGAAAGACCACGACACCGCCATCGGCCTGAGCGAACGCACCAAGGTGCCGGTCGAACCGATCATCAGCGAGCAGTGGTACGTGAAGACCCGGCCCTTCGCCGAGCAGGTCCTGACTGGCCTGGAAAACGGTGACATGACGCTGGTGCCTGACCGCTACGGCAAGGTCAACCGCGACTGGCTGGAGAACATCCGCGACTGGAACATCAGCCGCCAGCTGTGGTGGGGCCACCAGATTCCCGCGTGGTACGACGAGGACGGCACCATCTACGTGCCGGACCCTGCGAACCCTGACCTGGACTGCGACCAGGACCCCCGCTACGCGCACCTGACCCTGCGCCGCGACCCGGACGTGTTCGACACGTGGTTCTCCAGTAACCTCTGGCCGTTCAGCACCCTGGGCTGGCCCGACACGGACAGCGAGGACTTCCGCAAGTTCTACCCCACCCAGGTCCTCGTGACCGGCTACGACATCCTGTTCTTCTGGGTGGCCCGCATGCAGATGGCCGCCTACGGCCTGACCGGGCAGGCCCCCTTCAGCACGGTCATGCTGCACGGCCTGTACCTGGACGCGGCGGGTCAGAAGATGTCCAAGAGCAAGGGCAACGGCATCGACCCCCTGAACCTGTTCGACCAGTACGGCGTGGACGCCAGCCGCTTCGCCTTCGCGTACCTCTCGACCGGCGGGCAGGACATCCGCCACGACCCGCGCCGCTTCGAGCAGGGCCGCAACTTTGCCAATAAACTCTGGAACGCCGCCCGCTTCGCCCTGCTGCGCCTCGGCGAAGCCCTCCCCAACCTGGAAACCAGTGGCGCGGAAGGCGACACCGACCTGATCCGCTACGTGCAGAGCGCCCTGGACGACACGGCGGGCGAGCCCGTCCGCAGCCGCGACGCCCTGACCATGCTGCGCGCCCGCGCGGACCTGAGCCTCGCGGACCGCTGGATCCTGTCCCGCCTGAACGCCGTGACCGCCGAGGTGAGTGCGCAACTCGACGCCTTCGACATCGGCGCGGCCACCCGCACGCTGTACTCGTTCACCTGGGACGAATTCTGCGACTGGTACATCGAGGCCGCCAAACCCGCCCTCGCAGAAGGCAAACTGACCACGCTGGTCACCCTGAAAGCCACGCTGGAACACATCCTGAAGATGCTGCACCCCATCATGCCGTTCATCACCAGCGAACTGTACGCCGCGCTCGGCCACCGCCGCCAGCTGGCCGTGCACACCTGGCCGGAACCCGACGCCGCCCTGCACGACGCCGAGGCCACCCGCGCCTTCGACGCCCTGCGCGCCGCCGTCGCCGCCGCCCGCAATCTCAAGAACGAACTCGGCATGGCGCCCCAGGAACGCCTGAACATGGCCGTCGAGGGCGACCTCGCCTCCACCGTGCTGGAGAACGCCCGTGTGGTCGAGAGCATCGCCCGCGTCACCCTGACCACCCTGGAAGGCCGCACCCTGAGCGCCGTCGAGCAGGGCGTCACCCTCCGCGCCCCCCTGGAGGGCACCGTGGACATCGCCGACTGGCTGGGCAAGCAGAAAAAACGCCTGACCGAACTGGACAAGCAGATCGGGCAGGCGCAGAACAAACTAGGGAACGCCGGTTTCGTCGCCCGTGCCCCCGCCGAGGTCATCGAGGAAGAGAAACGCCGCGTGACCGACTTCGGCGCGCAGAAAGAGCGTCTGGAAGCCGTGCTGGCGCAGTTCGAGTAA